A DNA window from Porites lutea chromosome 6, jaPorLute2.1, whole genome shotgun sequence contains the following coding sequences:
- the LOC140940297 gene encoding apoptosis regulator BAX-like produces MAPGSSSRRADDEDGSREERPTLQRASSVDEVSGQAPAIVSTFLSECFRADGLPVPQELSENQKKISKDVAHVIRDIGDRLSNDASLNDLISQVQVSKDTALDTFLQVAAQIFSDGRVNWGRIVTLFYFGYKLALQVINEIPLIKMIIEWVVEFIKDRLAKWIFEQGGWESVVEYFQQLRKKHDLQVYFVFGCICALGVMLLWRRQ; encoded by the exons ATGGCTCCTGGTAGTAGTTCTAGAAGAGCTGATGATGAGGATGGGAGTAGAGAAGAAAGGCCAACACTTCAAAGAGCCAGCAGTGTTGATGAAGTATCAGGCCAGGCACCGGCGATTGTCAGTACCTTTCTGAGTGAGTGCTTCCGTGCTGATGGCTTACCTGTTCCACAAGAACTCAGCGAGAATCAGAAGAAAATTAGCAAAGATGTGGCACATGTCATACGTGATATTGGCGACCGCTTGTCCAATGATGCATCCCTTAATGATCTGATATCTCAGGTGCAAGTTTCAAAAGACACTGCCCTTGATACCTTTCTTCAGGTCGCAGCACAGATATTTAGTGATGGCAGAGTGAACTGGGGTAGAATAGTGACACTGTTCTACTTTGGCTATAAATTAGCTTTACAGGTGATTAATGAAATCCCGCTTATCAAAATGATCATTGAATGGGTCGTAGAGTTTATTAAAGACAGACTTGCAAAGTGGATCTTTGAGCAAGGAGGATGG GAGTCTGTTGTTGAATACTTCCAGCAGCTACGAAAGAAGCATGACCTTCAAGTCTATTTTGTTTTCGGGTGTATTTGTGCTCTTGGTGTTATGCTTCTTTGGCGCAGACAATAA
- the LOC140942050 gene encoding uncharacterized protein: protein MPHLKVNVNGKRYTISGINRGTCSKQILCALAKVDAELQTSKTLQEKYYSTDSVSDDQRGRVRHSHGSKKTSKREEKCTTCMELARTVKGGEKRGNPRKARSVKRTIELDNKGIQTSNGMLETLGKTVECKKDCLPTQHKRAGLKAQVLEAGSQTLKEFNRNDVEANTLMDENKQTKCVDDQSKDTDHDTGISELHSDSSFETTQVLHYNEKANDKMPLNHENKTGVKCASTNTDPMEPANSPHSSMRGREQHSSVDDFIVAQLLGSETDVENDEECSCRCIYVDSDSEELQDEIGKIRGELKLTEAKLADQNKMIESLNALIKADQRNSKEEFNEDIFRGDVNDDNSKRIDELKQSIKLSNQLYDYQKLETQANALELERVESQIRRKRWHVESLLKELRSVKKNSLTKSGLEKPFYHRNEGTLV, encoded by the coding sequence aTGCCTCATCTCAAAGTTAACGTGAATGGTAAACGGTACACGATTTCTGGTATAAATCGAGGGACATGTAGCAAGCAGATTTTGTGTGCCCTGGCGAAAGTGGACGCAGAATTGCAGACAAGCAAAACACTCCAGGAGAAATACTATTCCACTGATTCCGTAAGTGACGATCAAAGAGGGAGAGTTAGGCACAGTCACGGGTCGAAAAAAACGTCgaagagagaagaaaaatgtacaacttGCATGGAACTGGCAAGGACCGTAAAGGGTGGAGAGAAAAGAGGGAATCCGCGAAAAGCGCGCTCAGTTAAAAGAACGATTGAGCTAGACAATAAAGGAATTCAAACTTCTAACGGAATGCTTGAGACATTAGGAAAAACAGTTGAATGTAAAAAGGACTGTTTACCTACACAACACAAGAGAGCTGGTTTAAAAGCTCAAGTCCTTGAAGCAGGGTCACAGACACTCAAGGAGTTCAACAGAAATGATGTTGAAGCTAATACATTAATGGATGAAAATAAACAGACGAAATGTGTTGATGATCAATCTAAAGATACTGACCATGATACTGGAATAAGTGAGCTTCATTCAGACAGCTCTTTTGAAACAACCCAAGTTTTACACTATAACGAAAAGGCCAATGACAAAATGCCACTAAATCACGAGAACAAGACTGGAGTTAAATGTGCGTCTACGAACACAGATCCAATGGAGCCAGCGAATAGTCCGCACTCGAGCATGCGTGGACGAGAACAACATTCCTCTGTTGACGATTTTATTGTCGCTCAGTTGCTTGGTAGCGAAACTGACGTTGAAAATGACGAAGAATGTTCGTGCAGGTGTATCTATGTAGATTCAGACTCTGAGGAGTTGCAAGACGAGATTGGCAAGATACGCGGTGAATTAAAATTAACAGAAGCAAAGCTAGCCGATCAGAATAAAATGATCGAGTCGCTGAATGCCCTGATAAAGGCCGATCAGCGCAACTCGAAAGAAGAGTTTAATGAGGATATATTTAGAGGTGACGTCAATGATGACAACTCAAAACGCATCGATGAACTCAAGCAGTCGATCAAATTAAGCAATCAGTTGTATGATTATCAGAAATTAGAAACACAAGCTAATGCACTGGAACTTGAACGAGTTGAGTCACAAATACGGAGGAAACGATGGCACGTGGAATCTTTGCTTAAAGAGCTTCGCAGTGTAAAGAAAAACTCACTAACTAAGAGTGGACTAGAGAAACCTTTTTACCATAGGAACGAGGGGACTTTAGTTTGA
- the LOC140941355 gene encoding peroxisomal biogenesis factor 3-like translates to MWESIKGFFRRHRRKFLVTGVVIGGVYLLGRYARWRLAEWQRQREMEYVEQARKQHHFESNLRTCTVTLFSLVPSLRDALMEKLNCETITSKLREKPANKLELWEQLKILSFTRTLSSIYSSCMLFVFLRVQLNIVGGYLYLDSLIPTAENSNGRQVHIGEGLQKRYLALVRYLLGDGLDFLLEKIRRSVEDILGEVSLKEKFSHTEVTKLVGHIRQSIEFSNHSIPIKRTSPDAPNGTVKNGHHRMPLQKYMLPSDIESLCDSTSEGEDDNFRNLVGETLDILDSEDCDTVLNMCLDAGFSHVMSSMIPFFQVEELELGAVGGMEREPSLDLPLAKVIPIVNGQINHILCDSDNSYFQELFKVGCAREFAANVYEAFSLEID, encoded by the exons ATGTGGGAGAGCATCAAAGGTTTTTTTCGACGGCACAGAAGAAAATTTTTGGTGACTGGAGTTGTCATTGGCGGAGTTTATTTGCTGGGTCGCTACGCAAGATGGCGTCTGGCCGAATGGCAACGACAGCGTGAAATGGAGTACGTCGAACAAGCAAGAAAACAACATCACTTCGAAAGCAATCTTAGAACTTGTACAGTAACTTTGTTCTCACTAGTACCAAGTTTACGGGATGCACTGATGGAAAAGCTGAACTGTGAAACTATAACTTCGAAGCTTCGCGAAAAACCTGCAAACAAGCTCGAACTTTGGGAACAGCTCAAGATTTTGAGCTTCACTCGCACCCTTTCGTCGATCTATTCTTCGTGTATGCTGTTTGTGTTTTTAAGAGTTCAGCTTAACATTGTTGGAGGATATTTATATTTAGACAGTTTGATACCTACGGCAGAAAACTCAAACGGGAGGCAAGTTCACATTGGTGAGGGCTTGCAGAAAAGATACCTCGCCCTTGTGAGATATCTCCTTGGAGATGGGCTTGATTTCCTTTTAGAAAAAATCAGACGATCTGTAGAAG ACATTTTAGGTGAGGTCTCCCTGAAAGAAAAGTTTAGCCACACAGAAGTAACAAAACTTGTTGGTCATATCAGGCAATCAATAGAGTTCTCAAACCACAGCATACCCATCAAAAGAACATCGCCAGATGCTCCAAATGGCACAGTTAAGAATGGCCACCACCGAATGCCTCTCCAGAAGTACATGCTTCCATCAGATATTGAGAGTTTATGTGATTCCACTAGTGAGGGAGAAGATGATAACTTCAGGAATTTAGTTGGAGAAACTCTTGATATTTTGGACAGTGAGGATTGTGATACTGTGTTGAATATGTGTTTGGATGCTGGGTTTTCTCATGTTATGAGCAGCATGATTCCTTTCTTTCAGGTTGAGGAGCTAG AACTTGGTGCTGTTGGTGGAATGGAACGTGAACCATCACTAGATCTTCCATTGGCAAAGGTCATTCCTATTGTAAATGGGCAGATCAACCACATTCTGTGTGACTCAGATAACAGTTATTTCCAGGAGCTGTTCAAAGTTGGTTGTGCCAGGGAATTTGCAGCAAATGTTTATGAAGCATTTAGCCTTGAAATTGACTAG